Within Wyeomyia smithii strain HCP4-BCI-WySm-NY-G18 chromosome 2, ASM2978416v1, whole genome shotgun sequence, the genomic segment gtggtgccgaccggaatacgagtaaccttagcggagatcgggtaaccaacccccggtggaaactatggtcatatgctgactgggaagggggtcgtacgcggctgtatccccataggggcggcgtacaacagcgtctgacctggAGCGGGTGGCTAAATTATGGAATACTGTATCTCGCCGGCTACACCTAAGATGCCCCATCAGCAgtatgtaggtatcgcgaccctggtaaggtagcataccgaaacctcccttcaaccacgaacaacgaatttagaaatacggaacggatcaatcggcaaagacctaggctacgaacacagAAAAAGATTAAAgtaaaggattaaaaattgtgtacttggaacgtccgatctcttaatgaaccggcgcgggctggcttgcttgcttgagaactacagcggcagggagtcgaaatcgcagcgattcaggtgGTTCGATggttgcacgcacttctttcaagtaccacatctactacagtggcggcaaagcagcagaacagggcgtcggtttcgtagtgctgggaaatcagaaaacaagagtcatccggtggaggccggtagatgaccgtatatgcatgttgaggattaagggcaaattcgtCAACTACAGTTTAACCAAAGATGAGTTTTATGACAAGCTtaagcgaatctatgacgagtgcccaaaacacgacgtaaaagtcgtcatcggagatgcaaacgcacaggttgggagggagtaattcttccgtccggtcattggaggcatccaaatggagaaacctgctcccagatcgatcacgtactgattgacggtcggcacttttcggatgttactgatgttaggtcttttcggggaccaaacattgactctgaccatcaTCTCGtggtttgtaagatccgcgcacggttgtcgaacgtgctgaaatctcgcacagagaggacgacgcgtttcaacattcactggttgaaagctgatggagtggcagcagaatacgccagagaggtggatcaacggatcgcaaaACAGCagaaggaaggagtggaagataTAAATGGACTGTGGAGCAGCATCCACGGCGCCattgaaacgactgcgagagaggtggtaggtacgacgcgtggaagacagcctaatggctggttcgatgccgagtgcctgagagcgacagatgagaagaaccgtgccaggagccgcatgctcactgcggctacgcgtcagaacagagaaaatagaacccaccgtcggaagaagcgcgagtacgaggagcaggtgctcgccagcgcagaggacagctatgctcaaaacgacgtgcggagattctatagaactgtcaacagagtcagaagcaggaatttccctgtgccggtcatgtgtaatgacaaggacggcaacctacttactgataaaccgacagttgcagccaggtggaaggagcctgacgagagagccgccaaaactatcttcagtagagaaccaagaAGAGGCCGTcggctccgtggtaggcctcgcacgtgGAGTTGCAAATTGGCTGAATGTATTGCTGTTATACAACTTGAATATGAATtataatttgaaatgatttgaacaaACCATGTTGACagtataacaaaaattctctgcgCCTGCTTGCAGAAAGCCTACGAGGTGGTCAAACTTTAAATGATATTTACTCGGAATAATGAGTTTaagcgcttggttcggtttaaTTGCACGCCGAACAAatataagaaaattttttgagcCAAACCAATGGCATCAACTATACAGAACAGATGAACTACAATAATACAGTTCATATATAGCATTCAACTATATTTGCTTGTACAAATATTACTAAATTAATCAACATATCACGCCTTGTTTTGCATGCAGCCTTGCAACAGAAACAAATTAAAGGGCAATAATAAAACCATTGACTACCCAAGATACTGCGGCTCGCTTGAGGACGTCGTACACATCATGGTAGAAATGATTCAAAATGCAACGCCGCTTGCACTGCCAAAACTTAGAACCTAGCTCACTAGATTGTTTCTTGCTCAGAAGAAAACATTAGCttgaacaatgttcaaaaatttgcgCAAACAAACAGCGCAGGAGATGTATGTTTGTATCCAATCATGAGAATCAAAGGCACAGCGAAAACATGTTTTTCTCGCAAACTTTGTTTGAAGTGCAACAACGAAGAATGTTGCTTACTGAGCAAATGACGCCatatttcataaagattttggATAcggaattcgcgttgacggtgttgctgatactTGTTTGGTTTttacatgcgaaaaagaaggaaggaaatattttcgcttttgtcatcacgcacattttgacaattacatatgagtgttcacgtaggtgcgaacagccttaataatctctttcaacgcgaataacccgcaTATTCATTATACGTCATACCCCTGGTTATGAACAGCTTCAGTGGAGAACACTTTTTCAGTGTACTTTTATTcacgctcattatttgttactctgaagtgagttagatatgacccatttttgaaaaaagtggtggtaccctaatttgagtacttttacggttagtcacttctgagtaagggcgtcatacgtcaaaaactgattagaatctactctgtttatgcaaaccaggaattaacgaaaatgagtacaagttacccagtttgcccaaatttggaaatttgatgatttctggtttttgtaaatctgactcaataaataaaataaattcagaacaatcaaaatcatagatttattttttatcgaaacattataaaagttttaaatcattcacgtgtctttatataatgcggcaaccaaccggttcacagttgcccgtgaactgtggctcatgtttttgtacagtacgcacatcagaaaatccgtcatcatccgtcaccaaacactgcgaaggattaaaattgtatcgattgcatgtattgggcactttcatcgatacaaatgtttccgttcattatcacgaataaaagcccgacctaaaacggcatcgcaggacacacaacatgcggttgttcattttgaagagatgttttttatgttttcaaatcctctgcaataatgatattgggctgaaattgttatggaatattgttacatgttgtttgtaatgtaattgattaggaaattactgatttgatgaaagatcaaatacttactgctagcaaacgaataaaaagcgacaccaattgttcttcggaaacagataatatcgctgttgaaaacttttgacatatacatatactcaggggtgagtaaacatcatggataataactcaaaactgagtaaacatggtaattatgaaaatttgggtaaatgttactcaattatccagtacccgataactcactttttgacatttctcgctaaacatgtgaaaagggcccatgtgccatatgtaaacaagccacaatttcacgtttttcaatgaatacaagcttaacctactcgtacaaataaaattttttgataaaaagtgaattcttttatcaataaatcttattggtaagagaagatttcgcttgtattgatcgaaaaacgagaaaatttggcttgtttacatatggcacatgggcccttttcacatgtttgccgagattttgcataagaataccaaactgagtagatcctaatcaaattagagttaaaataaagcagcgtgtagaGTTTTGCTATTTTGACGTTTACGAACAACATTCCCAGCTGAGTTATTTATACTCAGTCGATGTATCAGTATTCTCTAACGTGTATTGATTGTTTCTGTTAAACCTTCAAAACAAGATCCATAAACAGTCTGTTTATTTTATCTACCCTGGTAGTATTTCTATTCGTATTATTTTCCATTATAGTGCTGAAATTGTATAATTAACAtgaatgaaagtaaacatgcgGTTTTCTGCCGCCTATGCTTGGTGGAAACCCGGAATAGGGTGGTAATCTTCCCTGGAAAAAATCCAAAAGAGACCAAAGTCAGGAAGTTATTGGAGCTTGTCCAAATTGAGGTAAGTTttataacacaaaaaaaaattcaacaaacaACGCACTCAAAGTACCGGTGTTTGCTACTTCGCAATATTTTGAATATCTATTTTATGACAGCTAACCAAACGTTACTCACAAAATTCTGGGAACTTGAGAATAACACGAATAGTTTTATTTCCCAGGTATGTCAAGAAACCGAGCCTGGTGCTGTGCTATGTTTTGAGTGTCTTGCAACGCTAGAAGagtttaataaatttaaaacgCATTGTCATGAAAATGACAAGCATTTGAAAAACCTTCATCGTAAATCAGACAAGGTGCACAACAAGCAGCACCATTCAAAAACACATTCAAGCAATTTAAAACCCATTGGCACGACaaagaaagaggaaaaagaatcCAATAAAACACCGAGAAACTTTGATATGCAGTACCAGAAGTTCCTTGGCACACAAAAAGATGTATCGGATAAAACTTGTAAAAAACCGCGCACAGACCTGTCTCCAAAAGATAAAGCATTTTCGAAGATACCATCGACTGTATCGGGAATTTCGGCGCTGAACAAAATGCTTGTTCTTTCTGAATCCTACGAACATTcttttcattttgaaaaaagGCCGCGCTCTGTACACTTCAATTTAGTTTACAACGGAGAGCGTTTCAACTCAGCAATATTTACGGCACGATTGACTTACTGGCAATGCGTTCACCGGATGAAACATAACTGCAAAGCACAAGTCTGCTGTACGAACGACTACAAACACTTCGAAAGAAGACACCTTCACTCGCATGGAAAATTGCCAGAAAAAAGTGGAACGATCTATCAGCCAGCCCAGGCCTTACCAATGATATTTCACGTTTGCCGAACGTTTGTTGAGAAGGTAATCTGCGATTACGAAacctcttttaaaataattttgtgtTAATTTTTCCAGAGATTAGGAGAACGCTCAAAAACTGTAGAGGATGAAAAGACAGAAAACCCAGAGCCGGTCGTACCTGCTGGAAACTGCGATGATACACGCTTGGAGCAGTCTAACATAGAGTTAGAAGTTGATGATATATGTTTAGAGTCAACCGAGTTCGTTAACCTGAATGATGTTGACAGCAGCTATGAAATTGAAACTCTGGACGAGTCCAATCAAGATTTGTTACTTGATGTTGATCATGATTATTATGATACTGGTAAAAAAACAGATGGCACAGATGACGAAATGAATACAGACAGCATACCGCAAGCTAAAAAACGAACCAAGAAATATAGCGTGGATGTCATACCAACAAAGGTGACTCGTTTTTCTGCGACAACTCACGTAGATAACATGGATGTGGAGAACAAAGCAAATGATAGCACTCAATCAACCAAATTTCATTTTACCGTTGATCCAAACGTAGTGGGTAAAAGCGATTTTAGCGATCCAGTCCTTGCTGAGTCCTATCcggaatatttttatttcgagaAAGGCTCTCGTTCTGTTTATTAtactctagtattttttggcgAACGTTTTAATTCTGCTCGCTACGGCGTTAACTACACATACTGGCAAtgttcaaaccggaaaaaatacaGATGCGAAGCGATGTTGGTCACGAGCAACGATTACACGGCGTTCGAACGCAGGTATTACCACACACATGACCAGATTTCATTAAAATATGGAAGAACAATCTTCCAACCTCGTGAAGTGCTACCACAATTATTCAAAATTACTCGGAGTAAGTCTGCATGGGTAAGTAAATTTGTTGAGGcaattttgcacattttttcatCCATTAACCTTTGAATACGaatcttttttttaact encodes:
- the LOC129723654 gene encoding uncharacterized protein LOC129723654 codes for the protein MNESKHAVFCRLCLVETRNRVVIFPGKNPKETKVRKLLELVQIEVCQETEPGAVLCFECLATLEEFNKFKTHCHENDKHLKNLHRKSDKVHNKQHHSKTHSSNLKPIGTTKKEEKESNKTPRNFDMQYQKFLGTQKDVSDKTCKKPRTDLSPKDKAFSKIPSTVSGISALNKMLVLSESYEHSFHFEKRPRSVHFNLVYNGERFNSAIFTARLTYWQCVHRMKHNCKAQVCCTNDYKHFERRHLHSHGKLPEKSGTIYQPAQALPMIFHVCRTFVEKRLGERSKTVEDEKTENPEPVVPAGNCDDTRLEQSNIELEVDDICLESTEFVNLNDVDSSYEIETLDESNQDLLLDVDHDYYDTGKKTDGTDDEMNTDSIPQAKKRTKKYSVDVIPTKVTRFSATTHVDNMDVENKANDSTQSTKFHFTVDPNVVGKSDFSDPVLAESYPEYFYFEKGSRSVYYTLVFFGERFNSARYGVNYTYWQCSNRKKYRCEAMLVTSNDYTAFERRYYHTHDQISLKYGRTIFQPREVLPQLFKITRSKSAWKQRCGIMNTECSDNERIEDSSLEKDDKTTTGKNTKKKAKVKHQNTVNIPKECEVHSMPTLDKMLVLADSYPDFFYFERGPRSTYFTLIYKGERYNTPLFTTRRTYWQCAHRTKFRCPARISVSNDYRTFKPKNDHCHDKLEAKEETAYSPEEALPLIFEACRKIAYKKRSHDLLKRLCAKEAIELQESKDQENPDSSHEEDDFLGFCNETE